Below is a genomic region from Helianthus annuus cultivar XRQ/B chromosome 2, HanXRQr2.0-SUNRISE, whole genome shotgun sequence.
atctaggatgtttggaattgtttggtgtggtatttattgataaaacaggtacatacgaaGCTTAGAGTACTgaacattagtactactaaagccggaACAAGAAAACCCGAgctagaaacctgtttttcaaccttgCAGACTGTCTACATagggtcgtgtccggccgacacgcccccgtggccacctcccagacctgctgtttgttgaatttctgcagatttttgccagacacagggtcgtgtccagccaacacgcccctgtgtccaccttctgtaagttttcgtttctggcacctgaacacagggccgtgtccaaagtgctagtaacataaaattttgctttttaacacctttttacacattcaatcaacagaaaaacttatttttaggacacattgaggataatgtgtaatttaagtgtgtgtgtgtggggggggggatgctaaaactttgaatcttgcaagtcctaattaacaagccttacacaaaactctattggaaccgctaatcaccccaaattttttcaaaagttttcatttacttgtctaagtttaagttgggaatttcaagttctaaaaaggttatatttttacaaatttacaaccgatagcgtcgtgataaaaagaaccaacataagaaaattatgaaacggcatgacaagcttagttaaaatttgattatatatacttgatcacataaaaactcattcccacaaaagtgagttttgagcctttattgagcatacaaatacatatctttacactaaatgctcatttttcgtttcttgtgtgaatagccgcttggttcttacgactctagaacttgccacgacaatgcattcccggtccttaccaacttaaacccgagtaagtaaatgatggaggcattaggactaaccctttttctttctacaccattatttttcatttttttaccacctacccaaaatcccccttgtcaacccctttgagcctaaaccttttcatttcttaacccaaaacaatcaccctttttacccacctaaacctttttattttaaccatttcttttagtaacaaagctcggtttttcttatgactaatatatatattgatgatgaaaccaaataaacaaacaagttcatcaaaacttactttgtttgaaagaaatggttcatcaaaataaaataaaattgtgaaaaataaaaagtctttcaaaaaccgacgctttttacgcttttcgcccttgcactaaccactaacccaaccacccacctttagcccaagcccgACCTCCCgatagcatcttcccaagcaaaacaagaagacagaagcctgaacacgccccgtgctcagtgagcacgggggcgtgcccaagtgtcagtagaaaagacaaagtggtagaagcttccatcgcccaccacggggtcgtgctcagcgggcacggggccgtggtcaactataagattcgcggaatccaggcaaatcttgatagtacagatatgcttctgcacacggggtcgtgctccacggacacgggggcgtggtcaactaatgcagacaaactgcatttaatgaagaaagagaggaggatggacacggggccatgtccagcggacacggggccgtgcctgagcttctgttcagcctataaataggagtgcttagagctcttgcaactcatcccttggcacaccacctctctcacacttcacccaccacccaccaccatcacaacaccatcatccaccaccatcatccattgtccatcatagagtgtgtgagtcgtctcgggatccaagattgatcgtaagagttcttgacaatcaaaggccatgtttgcctaagtctcttacatcacttggtgaagacaagtgtttagtgtaatactttttatttttaatcttttgcactttttaattggttttgtattaatgactttaattactagtttcttatgttgaaggtgattcttccttatcgtttgtccgtggtgtcttgacattattttgctgtctatataaaataaaagattttcaccattcatatctctacggtctatatggaggtatgttggctacctggtcgggggttaagggaacggtttggtaagagtcttgccattgttcagtgtatagatcctgcaaaggacctgggtcaaatttagtaggacctccttcaatacccaacggtattggatagcgggggtccaaactctttgaccccctcataagttaaactactattaaaactttaacccggctacttaggactgtatccctgctgactcagactacttagccgagggtaacgtcgccttcaaaagaggggcctaccacattatgcattaataacttaattaattatctttcaataatccgaccctttaggattgtatccttgctgactcaaactactgggttgagggtaacgtcgccttcaaaagaggggcctactacaataactaagataatctcttaaacaagtgcaaaagtgcgaaaataatcaaaggttacactacacacgagtcggatccaagtgattcatcttgtctatctgtttttatttttattttacttttcaacattttagttagttttattttcctagtttaaaaacctttttctaacattttgatttgattagacgttgaggataaaccggtactaaaagctcttgtgtccttggacgacctcggtatcttaccaacactatactacgtccacgatgggtgcacttgcccatatgtgtgtttagtgttaaaaaatatcgtgtttataaatttaaaacttggctaaaaagtgtaaaaagggtttaaaatatacacctaatataacacttcacacgcatcagcAGTTGAATTGCCCGGGTCTACAAGGCCTACGAAAAACGCATCCCACGAAGCTTCACCACCGGGGTTAGCTTTACTCGGGCCCATATAAACTTATGTCGAAGTTTGAGCCTCATCGCCGATTGCAACAACGGACTCTTGCACTTCAAGGATAACAAAGGAAAATTTTGGAGCCCACATGATCTAGATCAAGTCCTTGCCATCGAAGATAACTCCGACTGTCCTCCACGCTACTCTTATGGTTATACTCTGGGATCTTCCTCCGAAGGGGAACCGATTTTCTTAATATGTACAATTTGTATAACATCATGTAGGAAACGCTTCAGGTATCCTAAAACGCGTATTGCTTGGGACAAAGCACTAGCACCCGAGTCGGTGGCATGGAAAGGAACATCGCATCCATGCAATCTGACATCTCCTACATTCGAAAGCACATGGTGTACCGAGCTGATGAGGAAGATGACGAGGATGGTGGTGACATGGACTCGGACTAGGCGATGACGGTGAAGGTGGTGGCATGGTTGGTGACATAGGAGCTGACTCTCAGGTTAACTTTCTCCTTCCTTTGAACACTATGGTTGATTGCGGGCTGCGACCCGTCTTGAACAATTTACTCttctaaacaatttactttctacattttaatttatttttatgtttgTTTGGGTTGGATGTTGAAACTTGAACAATGGTAATTTAGGATTTTGTTTTTTGTTAGATTGTTGTTTTTTGTGGTGTGAATGAACTTACAGGTACCTTAGAATGCTTGAAACCACCAAGTACATGAAACCCCAAACCCGAAACAGGAGGTCTAGCATACTAAACACCTTTTTCTCAAACTAACACTAgcccaacacggggtcgtgtctctCAGACAAGCCCCCGTGCCTCTTCATCGCTGAAACAATTTATCTTCTGGACTTGTCACACGGGGCCGTGTTTCACAAACAAACACGCCCCCATGTCTGCTTTCTGTAAGTTTTCGAAAAACCACGTTACTGGCACTTTTTACACGGGGTTGTGCCCGCctaacacgcccccgtgtccaataGCCAGTTTCTAAAAATTTTGTTGTTTTTAACCCACGTTTTCACATTTAATCAAATTTAACCCATTTTGGATACATTGAGAACAATGCGCAGTTTAAGTGTGGGGGAACTTGAATCGTTTGTCCTAAAATAAGCCTTACACGAAACTCTACTTGGAACCGCTAAAACAccccaaatctttttcaaaatattttttttattttatttgtcttGTTTTTAGTTTAAGTAAGAGAACCAAGTTCTAAAATTTTTTGTTTTTACTAATTTACAATCGAAAGCACAATGATAAAAAGAACCATATAAGAAAATTTTTTAAAAAGGCATGACAATCTTTTTAGAATTTTATTGTATATacattttcacacttttacccttTTTCTCACAAattgtgagttttgagcctttaccgAGCATTCTATATCATATCTTTACCAAATGCTcacttttcatttcttgtgtgataGCTTGTATGCTTCTTACGAATCTTAGAACTTGACAAGACAATAGAATCCCGGTCCTTAGCGACTAATCTAAGTAAGTAAATGATTGAGGCATAGGACTATAACTCTTTTTCATTTCaaccttattttcttttttatcTCCCCACCAAACACCAAAAAAATTCCTTAGTTAAcctctttgagcctaaacctttcgtttcaaAACCCGCAAAATAGAAATGTTGCAACAATTACCCATCACCctaaaccttttttatttttacaccctttattttagtaaaagtTCAGTTCTtttgaaatatataaaaatgTTACATTATTATCTTGTGAATATTTTATTCTAGAAAAATCATTAGTTGTTTGAAATAAACTAAGCAAATTCCTTGCTTATAAGTCTTTAGTTTGCATGTAAGTCACCAACAAACAATTTTTCAAAAGAAAACCGATATTTTTACGCCTTTAACCACTTTTCAAATAAAATTCCCTACCTTGCCAAAACCTACCCTTTTTAAAGtactcttgatatttacaaagattatgtcaaaaaggaggaggtttgattacTTGTCAAGCATATGATAGGAATAAGTTCCATACCGGGACCGAGCGTTTCACTTATACATTTTCGGATAAGTGTTGAGTGATCACTTGTGAGGTGTGTGAATTTGTATATAGCTTAATGAAATTTTAAGAGGTATGTTATgcctaaaaatatatatttttcttaaaatagttctaaataaatcatgtcGAATAAGATTGTGAATAAAATAgaaacaagaataaaaagaacttGGATTCCCAACACTCTAAAACAAGACCCAAAAACTTCTTCTCTACCTATTTCATTTGTGTGTGTAAGCAACATTAaaaagttttgcttgaggacaaacaaagattcaagtgtggggtatttgatatgcgcaaaatgtaatatataaattatataaaaaaggTATAAAATCAACCTTTtatgtactaatgttggaaaaagtgtgtttctttgtatacCTTTGATTTTCAGgtttaaaagagcttaaatgtacaaaaggaacaaattaacggcaaaaactaacataaatacaaaagaagAGAAGTTGACACATCATATCTACCCTCCGAGCTTTACCCCAAGACTAAAACAACAAATCAGAAGACAAGCACGGGGCCATGCCACCAAGGAATGGGGTCGTGCCACACTCCAGAGTCCatgaagaaaaagacaaatagAAGTAGACAACAGACACGACACAGGTCATGTTCAACTCCCAGATATGCAAAATCTCCAatagtacaacaagtacaagGCCATGGGGCTGTGCTCTCTGACACACGAGGCCGTGTATGCATATGAACTGACACAACTCATTAAATGAAGAGAAATAAAAAgaagacacggggccgtgtgaaaGGCCTATTTCCAGCTATAAACAGGGGTGCTTGGTTCATTTGCAATCCATCCCTTGGATGCCCTCTCTCTCACTTCAccacctcttcatcatcactctaacaccatcatccaccacatcCGTTCGAGTTTAGAGTGTGTAGCAGTCTCTGGATCCAAGATTTATTGTAAGAGTTCTCATCAAAAAATGggcatgcttggctaatctcttacatcataggtgaagacaaatcttttatgtattacttttgatttccaagctttggttaactttttatttgggtatgcattaatgactttaataactagttttttttatattgaaagtgaactttattctatcatcttttcatgttttgttgattcactcattcgtgtctttatgGTCTATATAAAGCAATCTAACTGTCTGGAAGGGGTTAGAAaggtggtttgggtaaagttcttgccttgttcagtgtatagatcataCGAGGAcgtgattcaagcttattaggacttctctTGAGGCAGATAGAATCAAATCGAGGGAAGTAAGAAcggcttgaatcccttataaataagatactattaaaactttaaaccggccttgcgGGACCGTATCCCTGattccctgctgactcaaaccaatATGGTCGAAGGTAGCGTTGCCTCCacaagagggacatgccacattttgcattaataacttgcttaattatctttcaatattccggccATGcgagactgtatccctgctgactcagaccaatatggttgagggtagcgttgcctccaagagaaggacatgccactataactaagataatctcttaaaaagctcaaagtgcggaaatcatcaaaggatataTAAAAGAAGAGTCGGAACCAAGtaattctatcttgtctattgtTTCCTTTTAGTATTTTAATTTCTTTCTAGCTTTTGTTCACTAAACATCTTCTCTTTTCCTcaaaaatttggttagattagacgttgataatattccggtattaaaagctcttgtgtccttggactacctcggtatcttaccatcactacactacgccaacgatgggtgcacttgccctaacgtgttgTAGAGAATGATCGTgttatatcatgttttataaatttaaagcttgataaacgagtaaatgtgctaaaaaatatactaaaaattaTAACACACTCACACCACGTCACCGGTTTTATGCGGTCGGTTTTAGGTATAAAACGCAAACCAAACCCTTcactatggtttgttatttttgACACTGACCGACTGAAAGTTTAGTTAAAAACTAACCGCGAAACCAAACTGATGACCAAATTAAATGGTTTTATGGTTTCAAACCGGTCCGTAAACACACCTAATTTTAGGAATGTAGAGCTACATGTCTTGCTTATGAAATCATTTGCTCACTAATTGTACCATGAAGTAATTTGCATTGCAAAAACAATCTACTATAGGTTATATAGTTTGTAAAATCCTAGATGACATTTCTAAAGCATGTATTCGTTTTAGATTACTATATTTTCAATGGATATTCGAAATctcaattaaataattaaaaaaatcaagAACAAGCATGTACGTTTATGTTCTTAAAATGTATTCGAAATACGCTAGCTTTTAAAATTTTATACGTTGGAAACCATCATGGCGATTTGTTAAAACGACAGATAACTTAATGAAAGAGTGTTAGTTTGGCAGTTAATTCAACTAACCAGTTTCTAACAACTCTTCTATCAACACTCAACAGTAACTTTGATGCTGATGATTTGCTTATGTTAGTAGTAACTTAGTTATTGTTGATTGCTTATGATCGTAAGTTGCTGCTGTTGGTTGCAACGTTATTGCTAATCGCAAGTTACTTTTGATGGATCGGGTGCTATTGATGGTCTTGTTTCTACCACCGGTTAGATCACCAGTGAGCTCTAGAGGCTCCGATCAAATCCTAGAAGAGGCTCTATTGGAAAATATAATAATTGTTTAAAAAATGAATTTATTATTGTTAAGGGTCTACATATTCACACACCATACTCCCTATTTACACACCCTCGTATACGCCTCCTATAGGTCTATACGTCGCGTATAACCTTTTTCAATTTCTAAGAGAATCTCTGATTATGTCATATTTTGTcttatatgcctcgtataggcctatatggggCGTATAGAcgaaaaagaccattttacccgtGAGTTAGGTCTTGACTGGgggtaaattggtcttttttgCCTCTCTTATATGCCTAGTATAGGCCTGTATGATGTGTATGTATATAAtgcaaattaccattttacccctgagttAGGCCTAGACTGGGGGCAAAACAGggctataatggtcttttggaccCCACTATACGCCCAATATAGCCCTATATGAggcatatatttttatttctttttgttttctctttttaatatccataacactaatattaattataaaaactcatattaatatcaataacactaatattaattatgaaaaactcatattaattatataagactcatattaattataaaaaaactcatattaatatcaataacactaatattaattatgaaaaactcatattaattataataacactaatattaattataaaaaactcatgttaatatcaatagcactaatattaattataaaaaactcatagTAATTATAATAactctaatattaattataaaaaaacccatattaattataataactcgTATAGTCCTGTAGATGTAGTATAGATTTCGTATAGGACTATAGGTGTGGTTAGGTCTCATATATGCCTGCCTATACAAGTGTTGTATTATATCATCtaattgttatttttatttatttaaaatagaaaacttatttttgtataaaagtttgctaaaacgattaatattatataaaatgtttgtttaaaaaaaaccTCTTATATACGCCCAATATAGGCCTATACGTGGCATATAGGAGCAGTCAAACCAGACTGACATGAGTCAGACACTGAATTTGATGTAATCCTATACGCCTTATATAAGCCTATACGAGACAAAGGGTGTCTAAATAGACAGATAGTGTGTGGATAGTTTGAGCCattttattgttatttttatcatcCTTCCTTCTATTATTACCATTATTacttaaaatataaatttttagaTACTTGAGTACATCTTTTGAAGATGACATATATAGTGCGTGTTAAATATTTAATATTGGCATTCAGattttcggtttttttttatTACTCTTATTAAGTTATACCCTATTTGTTTTTTCTAATAAAATCTTTGTGCTAATTGATTACACCTACTGTACCTTTAATAAATAGTTTACGTGGCATCGAAATCAAGGTTTTGATTGGATCCAAAATTTATTGGTACACGACTTTCAGAATAAGTATACCCACGAAGGCACATAGATGTTGCCACTTTTTAGATAACCTAGGAAATTTTATACTTTTAAAGTCAATAGATTGCTTCCTATTTCACAGCATGTTACCTATTTAAACAACCATTATTCTGTCAACCGTTATCCCACACCACAACCACCCAACTTACACACACACTTCATATTCTCCATGGCaacgacaataagcttgtatcaTATAGACATGATCACTTGGTGGGGGATTACTTACCCTACCTTTCTTGAAACATATACTATGAACATCACTTTTGTATTGATTTATGGTGTCATAACATTAGCAACTCTTGCGGTTGTGACATGGACGTTGTCATATTACGGAGGCCCGGCATGGAAAAATGGACGCAACCATATGGGTTGCGTCCCTATTCCAAGCCCTCTAGGGTTTCCGGTATTTGGCAGCTTGCTATGTTTGGTTCATGATTTACCTCATCGCACCCTTGCGTGCATGGCTCGTTCTAGCCATGCAGCTACCCAACTCATGGCTATCAGTGTTGGCTCGACCCCTACTGTGGTTGCCTCGGACCCACAAACGGCTCGTGAAATCTTAACCTCCCAACACTTCGCCAACCGTCCGATAAAGCAGTCTGCTAGGCTACTCATGTTTAACCGAGCTATCGGATTTGCACCCAATGGAACCTATTGGAGACTATTGAGAAGAATTGGTTCGTCTCATCTCTTTGCTCCAAGGCATGTTTTTGCACACGAACATGCACGTGTGGAGGAATGTACCTCTATGTTAAATAACATTGTTAAGGAACAATCCTTGCATGGTTTTGTTGTACTAAGAAAGCACTTGCAAATTGCTTCCTTGAACAATGTAATGGAAATTGTCTTCGGCAAAAGCTACAACAAAAATGGGGATGTTCATGAATATATGGAGCTTCAAAAGATGGTGAGAGAAGGATTTGAGCTTTTAGGGGCATTCAATTGGTCTGATCATTTGTCGTGGTTGAACAACTTTTATGACCCTTCTCGTGTTAAAGAAAGATGTGTTGCTCTTGTACCTCGAGTTCAGAAATTTGTCAAAAAGATTATTGATGAACATAAACTCATAGGCTCGGCAAATAGCGGTGAGGACTATGACTTCGTTGATATATTGCTCTCTTTAAGTGGCGAGGAGAAGCTTAGTGAAGATGATATGGTGGCTATCTTATGGGTTAGTGTTATCCTTCCCTTTTATATATGTTGTTATCTTGACTTATGTTTTATTGCACATTTAACTCCTTTGAACAATATGTACAAAGTACGCCAGTGGCAAAACTTAACCCGAATGACCGGGTGGCAgagtcaaaaacgtatataccaaaaaaatttctacagaaccggggggtcgaaaacgtatatatccaaaaatttctatacgaaaactacatatataacactactgagcgaaaagttcaggaggtcccccttctatacttcgcccctGAAGTACGCTATCCCTTCAAGTTGGATCTTTCCAGAGAAGGTCGATTCATCAAACGTCAAGATTTGAAATATAAGTGTTACTATTTTCGTCTAAGTAACACTTTGTAAATTTACAATAATAATTACTCTAAAAATTAACCTGTAAATATATATAACCATTAGTTAAGGAACTAATAGTAGTAACTTAACAAGACTTTAGATGATTAAATGGGGAGTACGAATATATCACGAATAAAGAGTATTTTCAGAAGCGGATTGGACCGGTAATCAGGTACATATCTGTTCTGGTTGTTTCTGGACTGTCTTCATTCGAATAAGTCAGGTGATTTGaacatgatttaaaaaaaaattgattgtttTTCTCCTTCCACAATTTCATTTACTACCTCAAACTTTTGGGTGTTCGGGGCACTCTCGGTGACCCCTTTCGGTGACCGAAGTCCCCGCTCAGGAACATCGGCGCCATCAAGGCGGTGAGGCAAATCGGGGAGGGGAACCGGGGGTTGTTCACCGATGAAGAATGAAGAGAGAGGGTGTGAGGTCCATGTTTCCCACCAatcaaattgtttttttttttttttgaataaaaaccaagtcccctaagaggggagtgccgccatcaaatttgGGTgagaggggagtttaagaggggaatTGACGTGACATAACATGattgggtgtgcgtaagagaggggactcccctaaaAGGGGAGTACCCCTCTCACCCTTATATTTTACTTCCTCGAGGATTtaaatctttctatactaataaacaaaaatctttttttgACACGTGTCACTTTCTGGTGCTTTCTCActttatttttctatttatctcttatattaaataataataattaaaaaaatactagataagaataaatatttagataaggatgaacgtttgtttttattacgagcatattaaataataataataataattttaaacagaAAGTTAGATAAGAATATAAATGTTAATTTTTATTATAAtcatagtaaataataataataataataataataataataataataatagtaataataataataataataataataataatttaaaaaaaaaaaattaattaagaaTAAATGTTTGTTTTTCTATAGATATATTACAAATCTACATGAAGGATATagtatttttatattttgttttaaattaacTATATATTTATAGTGTAAACCACTTATACGTAATTCATTTTTGAATAAATCGCTTATTACGTAATTCATTTATGAAAGCAATTCGACCGGTCTAACCAAATCAGTAGCACGGACAATACCACGGTACGTATCATAAAAATATGTACTCTAGGATTACAACATCAATGGTTGTAACACACGTgtattgttttttgtttttaattaaatgtTGGTTAGCCAATAATATGCTAATAGatttttttgtttcttgttttgTGGGACATcacaaaaacagtaaaaactaTTGTTGGTCCCCTCATATACGTGTTCTTCCATCCTTAAAAGTAATTATTGTTTGACAAGCATCAACGGAATGTCCTAGGAATAGATATTATAAATTCTACAACGTGGACCTTCGTAGTTGGTAAAATAGCTAATAGAAAATTAATTCCATGATTCATTTTACCGACCAAATATTTGAAAGAATGAAGATTTGGCGTGTAAGACTCACTTTCTTTAGTTTAAATATTTTATACATTAAAGCCTTTTCTAATCATTGTAAAATAATACTAAAAGTCTTCGGTTTAAATCACTAATCGAATTGTACTCTATTGTCAAGCAACAACACGAGGAGTGATTTAAAACACTGTATTAACACGAGGACTGATTTAAAATAGTATATTGATAATTGAATTCCCTTACCCTAGCGGTTATCAGAAATACCCGAATCCAAAAATTCGATCCAAATTATTCGATATCCGAATCCGAACTATTGGAAAATTTGGACATCTGACATTTTTGAATTCGGATTCAGATAGCTAATTTAAAAAttatcggatatttcggatattatATTTTTATCGGATATCTGAAAAATATCGgaaatatccgaaatttataTCGGATATTCGAAATATCCGTTTttgaataaataaaaaataaaaagtaaaaacaaaataaaaaattggatattcggatatccaattcactatccgaaatttctAATACCGATTCGAATAACGAAACAaggtatccgaaaatttcggatatccgaatttttggaTATCTGATTTTGAACACCCCCTACGTTACTCAATTCTAAATTGTGTTCAATTAAATACTTGTCCGGTATAATGTATAACTGCCGGTATTAAGTATACCCATAATATCATATATACTCGttagcatggttgtaaaacaaggtcttcaaggccgagtactccccgagtagtcgctacaaggttgGCTACCGAGGCGACTTACTTCAACTCCGACTAATTACTCGAAATCGATCAAATGCGGTCAACATCGTccaaaatcggatctagtaggtcaactcgggccgagtttgacttaaaataaaataaaacctaatttctatgcctatcacgttaaagaatgaatatcaatttcacatattttgttataaatattagtaaatttatgttatttgacatatatataatttccgaacactaatttctttataatttggcATGCCCGAGTACTCCCCGTGTACTCTCCgtc
It encodes:
- the LOC110916164 gene encoding cytochrome P450 78A7, which encodes MATTISLYHIDMITWWGITYPTFLETYTMNITFVLIYGVITLATLAVVTWTLSYYGGPAWKNGRNHMGCVPIPSPLGFPVFGSLLCLVHDLPHRTLACMARSSHAATQLMAISVGSTPTVVASDPQTAREILTSQHFANRPIKQSARLLMFNRAIGFAPNGTYWRLLRRIGSSHLFAPRHVFAHEHARVEECTSMLNNIVKEQSLHGFVVLRKHLQIASLNNVMEIVFGKSYNKNGDVHEYMELQKMVREGFELLGAFNWSDHLSWLNNFYDPSRVKERCVALVPRVQKFVKKIIDEHKLIGSANSGEDYDFVDILLSLSGEEKLSEDDMVAILWEMVFRGTDTIALLTEWVMAELVINQGIQSKLRFELNTVMGNKNLNDAEMTKLPYLQAVIKETLRVHPPGPLLSWARLSTSDVHLTNGMVIPANTTAMVNMWAITHNPEIWECPFVFDPDRFLLSAGGSNVDIRGGDLRLAPFGAGRRVCPGMNLGMVTVSQWVAKLVYNFEWVPDMAHPVDLTEVLKLSCEMKKPLCAKVVSRSEGYALM